A single genomic interval of Saccharothrix saharensis harbors:
- a CDS encoding SRPBCC domain-containing protein, with protein MGFPDRIERVVEIAQPPDAVWAAITTAEGLAAWFGHEATIDLRPGGTARMSWNDGPTVEMRVERVEEPTVFGFTWPVFGMPEDDPRRTYVEFTLEPVGSGTRLTVAETGFAQLPEDTHRKAYDAHSEGWTSELGELVDHVHGT; from the coding sequence ATGGGTTTCCCGGATCGGATCGAGCGGGTCGTGGAGATCGCCCAACCGCCGGACGCGGTGTGGGCGGCGATCACCACCGCCGAGGGCCTGGCCGCGTGGTTCGGCCACGAGGCCACGATCGACCTGCGGCCGGGTGGGACCGCGCGGATGAGCTGGAACGACGGGCCGACGGTCGAGATGCGGGTCGAGCGGGTGGAGGAGCCGACCGTGTTCGGCTTCACCTGGCCGGTGTTCGGGATGCCCGAGGACGACCCGCGGCGCACGTACGTCGAGTTCACCCTGGAACCGGTCGGCTCCGGCACCCGGCTGACCGTGGCCGAGACCGGGTTCGCCCAACTGCCCGAGGACACCCACCGCAAGGCCTACGACGCCCACAGCGAGGGCTGGACGAGCGAGCTGGGTGAGCTGGTCGACCACGTCCATGGCACCTGA
- a CDS encoding ArsR/SmtB family transcription factor, with translation MAPDAETVAEQVFTALADPSRRAILAALASGGPATATDLADRLPITRQAIAKHLALLADVGLVTAEPGERRRVRYRLRSAPMQVAQRFLAALARDWDGPLGALKDHLDRGGAAGTDET, from the coding sequence ATGGCACCTGACGCCGAGACCGTCGCCGAACAGGTCTTCACCGCCCTGGCCGACCCGAGCCGGCGCGCCATCCTGGCCGCGCTGGCGTCCGGGGGGCCGGCCACGGCCACGGACCTGGCCGATCGCCTGCCCATCACCCGGCAGGCGATCGCCAAGCACCTCGCCCTCCTGGCCGACGTCGGCCTGGTGACGGCGGAACCGGGGGAGCGGCGCCGGGTGCGGTACCGGCTGCGGTCCGCGCCGATGCAGGTCGCGCAGCGGTTCCTGGCCGCGCTCGCCCGCGACTGGGACGGACCCCTCGGCGCGTTGAAAGACCACCTTGACCGCGGTGGCGCGGCCGGCACCGACGAAACGTGA
- a CDS encoding acyl-CoA reductase, producing MTVAHDDPHVARLFDHMARLVCDGVGDPLDLHEQLVELAVANSPDVARYWKQVGVGVGIPDTAYKDGGPHLFPDAPVARVFRTSGTTGSVRGTVRYSERGLELKRLAIEANAKRHLRPDDGVRPVVLPFAPTEEAAPEMAIAFDMARVAESCGDPGLSTAVVGADGVDFDLLGRRLDAAVADGLPVVLVGATFAFVNICDALEERGKSWELPPGSRMYDGGGFKGRSRIMRVDDLRAAVRRVFGIEHHGNIFGMTELANMLYDASDTPVGPLGERPKGSHPAGGPKVRDPRTREHLAEGRGLLEVTDLSLLDRPHVLLTGDLGIAGPEGVTIAGRIAGSSSRGCSLTLDEMTGGAA from the coding sequence ATGACCGTTGCCCACGACGATCCCCACGTCGCGCGGCTGTTCGACCACATGGCACGGCTCGTCTGCGACGGTGTCGGCGACCCCCTCGACCTCCACGAGCAGTTGGTCGAGCTCGCCGTGGCGAACTCGCCGGACGTCGCCCGCTACTGGAAGCAGGTCGGGGTCGGCGTCGGCATCCCCGACACCGCCTACAAAGACGGGGGTCCGCACCTGTTTCCGGACGCGCCGGTGGCGCGAGTGTTCCGCACCAGCGGAACGACGGGGAGCGTCCGGGGCACGGTCCGCTACTCCGAGCGCGGGCTGGAGCTGAAGCGCCTGGCCATCGAGGCCAACGCCAAGCGGCACCTGCGGCCCGACGACGGCGTGCGGCCGGTGGTGCTGCCGTTCGCGCCGACGGAGGAGGCCGCGCCGGAGATGGCGATCGCGTTCGACATGGCCCGGGTCGCCGAGTCGTGCGGCGACCCGGGGCTCAGCACGGCCGTCGTCGGGGCCGACGGGGTGGACTTCGACCTGCTCGGGCGGCGCCTGGACGCCGCCGTGGCCGATGGGCTGCCGGTGGTGCTGGTCGGCGCGACCTTCGCGTTCGTCAACATCTGCGACGCGCTGGAGGAGCGGGGGAAGAGCTGGGAGCTGCCGCCCGGTTCGCGGATGTACGACGGCGGCGGGTTCAAGGGCCGCTCGCGGATCATGCGCGTGGACGACCTGCGCGCCGCCGTGCGCCGGGTCTTCGGCATCGAGCACCACGGCAACATCTTCGGCATGACCGAGCTGGCCAACATGCTCTACGACGCCTCGGACACCCCGGTCGGGCCGCTCGGCGAACGCCCCAAGGGCAGCCACCCGGCAGGTGGGCCGAAGGTCCGCGACCCGCGCACCCGCGAGCACCTCGCCGAGGGCCGAGGCCTGCTGGAGGTCACCGACCTGTCCCTGCTGGACCGGCCGCACGTGCTGCTCACCGGTGACCTCGGCATCGCCGGGCCGGAAGGCGTGACGATCGCGGGCCGGATCGCGGGCAGCTCGAGCCGCGGCTGCTCGCTGACCCTGGACGAGATGACGGGAGGCGCGGCGTGA
- a CDS encoding acyl-CoA reductase, which translates to MTVSWMPDWQTADGVPFTLASGVHEWRGVRPTDWAAVGDGLRAAHEELRRLPVRRIVEAIDAVVDLWAKRDFTARRAAVRDAALVTGMSEETIDRALDAELGNLRAESLLAALTRELGDPEVLDGFRGGTTAVGPRTVLAVFSGNVPGLPARSLVRALLVKASVIAKIPAKEPHFTAAFLRTLHDVEPRLADAVVATYWDRDDDEVLDAALGQADAVIAYGGDEACAAIRARVRSHQLYEEHGHKLSFGIVSAEYAALHGPAEVARQIAADCSEFDQHACLSPQVYLVQEEHARAIAEHLATAMRREARDSPPGAIDAQDATVLQHRRLVAEWRAATSDASEVWAPDGLEWTVVLDDALMPLSGAGNRVARIVAVPDVDAAVDAMRPFAKHLQNVGLGAVGEQFRRTARELAVLGASRVSAPGSMTKPSMVWRHDGQPRIAGLVRWCDVELHPELDRP; encoded by the coding sequence GTGACGGTGTCCTGGATGCCCGACTGGCAGACGGCCGACGGCGTGCCGTTCACCCTCGCCTCCGGTGTGCACGAGTGGCGCGGGGTGCGGCCGACGGACTGGGCCGCGGTCGGCGACGGCCTGCGCGCCGCGCACGAGGAGCTGCGCCGGCTGCCGGTGCGGCGGATCGTGGAGGCGATCGACGCGGTCGTGGACCTGTGGGCCAAGCGGGACTTCACCGCCCGTCGGGCCGCGGTGCGCGACGCGGCGCTGGTCACCGGCATGTCGGAGGAGACGATCGACCGCGCGCTGGACGCCGAGCTGGGCAACCTGCGCGCCGAGTCGCTGCTGGCCGCGTTGACCCGCGAGCTGGGTGACCCGGAGGTGCTCGACGGGTTCCGCGGCGGCACCACGGCGGTCGGGCCGCGCACCGTGCTGGCGGTGTTCTCCGGCAACGTCCCCGGCCTCCCGGCCCGGTCGCTGGTGCGCGCGCTGCTGGTGAAGGCGTCCGTGATCGCCAAGATCCCGGCCAAGGAGCCGCACTTCACCGCCGCGTTCCTGCGCACCCTGCACGACGTGGAGCCGCGGCTGGCCGACGCCGTCGTGGCCACCTACTGGGACCGCGACGACGACGAGGTGCTGGACGCCGCGCTGGGCCAGGCCGACGCCGTGATCGCGTACGGCGGCGACGAGGCGTGCGCGGCGATCCGGGCCAGGGTGCGGTCGCACCAGCTGTACGAGGAGCACGGGCACAAGCTGTCGTTCGGCATCGTCAGCGCCGAGTACGCGGCCCTGCACGGCCCCGCCGAGGTGGCCCGGCAGATCGCCGCGGACTGCAGCGAGTTCGACCAGCACGCCTGCCTGTCGCCGCAGGTCTACCTGGTGCAGGAGGAGCACGCCCGCGCGATCGCCGAGCACCTGGCCACCGCGATGCGGCGCGAGGCGCGGGACAGCCCGCCCGGGGCGATCGACGCGCAGGACGCCACCGTGCTCCAACACCGCCGGCTCGTGGCCGAGTGGCGTGCGGCTACGTCGGACGCCAGTGAGGTCTGGGCGCCCGACGGTCTGGAGTGGACGGTCGTGCTGGACGACGCGCTCATGCCGCTCAGCGGCGCGGGCAACCGGGTCGCCCGGATCGTGGCCGTGCCGGACGTGGACGCCGCGGTCGACGCGATGCGGCCGTTCGCGAAGCACCTGCAGAACGTCGGCCTCGGCGCGGTCGGCGAGCAGTTCCGGCGCACCGCGCGGGAACTGGCCGTGCTCGGCGCGAGCCGGGTGTCCGCGCCCGGCTCGATGACCAAGCCGTCCATGGTGTGGCGGCACGACGGGCAGCCGCGCATCGCCGGCCTGGTGCGCTGGTGCGACGTCGAGCTCCACCCGGAGCTCGACAGACCTTAG
- a CDS encoding methyltransferase encodes MTVTVSGAPGALGERDLRRLAETVAFVRDRGTGDALAAVVGGEPPACLVRHLEFGHAAVFVAAAPPSGLIGVLAGLGVDAREPGPGRVVRGRAGQELDVRVVRGAVGSREVRLLVPQEGMSEAEREAESHVAFRLGDDDAVVLRGVCATLRESGLTPDGGGYDGQDTTLYFRGTTRLAVQAPGHHADALEHHVGRPDQPRRSMLDLMTGAWRTRAVAAAAELGIADLLADGPLDTADLAARTGSHPDKLRRVLAYLAGLGVLARDGERWSLTEVGALLRGDVAGSQRDLARIYGGLFYRSFSGLEHAVRTGESGFRHVYGAQPFEHFAANPADARLFEGAMAAGTAFLGLVPGLLDLPDTGTVVDVGGGDGRLLDLVLAAGPGLRGVLFDRPHVIGAAAEVLARHGARASVVAGDFFRDPVPAGADLYLLSRIMHDWDDERCSTILRNVRAAMAEGATLAVVERPIQDDPRTLLPLAFNVHMMVNTVQGGERTTEEHRNLLAANGFELADIRELPLDMAVLVARATV; translated from the coding sequence ATGACCGTGACGGTGAGCGGCGCGCCCGGCGCGCTCGGCGAGAGAGACCTCCGCCGGTTGGCGGAGACCGTGGCCTTCGTGCGGGACCGGGGTACCGGGGACGCGCTGGCCGCGGTGGTGGGCGGTGAGCCACCCGCGTGCCTGGTGCGCCACCTGGAGTTCGGGCACGCGGCGGTGTTCGTGGCGGCGGCACCGCCGTCCGGTCTGATCGGGGTGCTGGCCGGGCTGGGGGTGGACGCGCGGGAACCGGGTCCGGGCCGGGTGGTGCGCGGCCGTGCCGGGCAGGAGCTCGACGTGCGGGTCGTGCGTGGCGCGGTCGGGTCACGCGAGGTGCGGCTGCTCGTGCCGCAGGAGGGGATGTCCGAGGCCGAACGGGAGGCCGAGTCGCACGTCGCGTTCCGCCTCGGGGACGACGACGCTGTGGTATTGCGCGGGGTGTGCGCGACTTTGCGGGAGTCGGGCCTCACGCCCGACGGCGGCGGCTACGACGGGCAGGACACCACGCTGTACTTCCGGGGCACGACCCGCCTCGCGGTGCAGGCGCCCGGCCACCACGCCGACGCGCTGGAGCACCACGTCGGACGGCCCGACCAGCCGCGGCGCTCGATGCTCGACCTGATGACCGGCGCGTGGCGCACCCGGGCCGTGGCGGCGGCGGCCGAGCTGGGGATCGCCGACCTGCTCGCCGACGGCCCCCTCGACACCGCCGACCTGGCCGCCCGCACCGGCTCGCACCCGGACAAGCTGCGCCGGGTGCTCGCCTACCTGGCCGGGCTGGGCGTGCTGGCCCGTGACGGCGAGCGGTGGTCGTTGACTGAGGTCGGCGCGCTGCTGCGGGGTGACGTGGCGGGGTCGCAGCGGGACCTCGCGCGGATCTACGGCGGCCTGTTCTACCGGTCGTTCAGCGGCTTGGAGCACGCCGTGCGCACCGGGGAGAGCGGGTTCCGCCACGTCTACGGCGCGCAACCGTTCGAGCACTTCGCCGCGAACCCGGCCGACGCGCGGCTGTTCGAGGGCGCGATGGCGGCGGGCACGGCGTTCCTCGGGCTGGTGCCCGGGCTGCTGGACCTGCCCGACACCGGCACGGTGGTCGACGTCGGCGGCGGCGACGGGCGGCTGCTCGACCTCGTGCTGGCCGCCGGGCCCGGCCTGCGGGGCGTGCTGTTCGACCGGCCGCACGTGATCGGCGCGGCGGCCGAGGTGCTGGCGCGGCACGGTGCGCGGGCGTCGGTGGTGGCGGGCGACTTCTTCCGCGACCCGGTGCCCGCGGGCGCGGACCTCTACCTGCTGTCGCGGATCATGCACGACTGGGACGACGAGCGCTGCTCGACGATCCTGCGCAACGTGCGTGCGGCGATGGCCGAGGGCGCGACGCTGGCCGTGGTGGAACGCCCGATCCAGGACGACCCGCGCACGTTGCTGCCGCTGGCGTTCAACGTCCACATGATGGTCAACACCGTCCAGGGCGGCGAGCGGACGACCGAGGAGCACCGGAACCTCCTGGCGGCCAACGGGTTCGAGCTGGCGGACATCCGCGAGCTGCCGCTGGACATGGCGGTGCTGGTGGCGCGCGCGACGGTGTGA
- a CDS encoding sugar efflux transporter: MSLLTGVGYALAGPFLSLFLIKEVQAGPVAVGAFLLISALASMVVSTLVGRLSDARAIRRTLLVVAGVSGAVGWVLFSALRNYWLLLVVAVTFWAVSSSQIPQMYAYARQLLERSGSAKAPLAMSGLRMTMSIAWVGGPPLGALLIGGGGFTWLFGVSAAIYVLAVVVALTWLPEPGPAAPPTREVARRSGLRREVVLAALAFVLLQGATTVGVTAMPLFVTESLGGTTRDAGLVLGLCAALEIPLMLGFGALAMRVDHRALVLSGGAVALVYYTIMLFTQATWQVMAAQVLHAVVISAVMGVGISYFQDLAPDRPGYASTLFTNTYKTSAMLTGPLVGLAQHFGFRTAYGMGLAMSALGVALLFAARREDAILAA, translated from the coding sequence ATGAGCTTGCTCACCGGTGTCGGCTACGCGTTGGCGGGCCCGTTCCTCTCGCTGTTCCTGATCAAGGAAGTCCAGGCCGGACCCGTCGCCGTCGGCGCGTTCCTCCTGATCAGCGCGTTGGCGTCGATGGTGGTGAGCACGCTGGTCGGGCGGTTGTCCGACGCGCGGGCGATCCGCCGCACGCTGCTCGTGGTGGCCGGAGTGTCCGGCGCGGTGGGCTGGGTGCTGTTCTCCGCGCTGCGGAACTACTGGCTGCTGCTGGTGGTCGCGGTCACGTTCTGGGCGGTGTCGTCCTCGCAGATCCCGCAGATGTACGCGTACGCGCGGCAGTTGCTGGAGCGCAGCGGCTCGGCGAAGGCGCCGCTCGCGATGAGCGGCCTGCGGATGACGATGTCGATCGCCTGGGTGGGAGGTCCGCCGCTGGGCGCGCTGCTCATCGGGGGCGGCGGGTTCACCTGGCTGTTCGGCGTGAGCGCGGCCATCTACGTGCTGGCCGTCGTGGTGGCGCTGACGTGGTTGCCGGAACCGGGTCCGGCCGCACCGCCGACGCGCGAGGTGGCGCGGCGGTCGGGGTTGCGGCGGGAGGTGGTGCTCGCGGCGTTGGCGTTCGTGCTGCTGCAGGGCGCGACGACGGTCGGCGTGACGGCGATGCCGTTGTTCGTGACCGAGAGCCTGGGTGGCACGACGCGGGACGCGGGCCTGGTGCTGGGGCTGTGCGCGGCGCTGGAGATCCCGCTGATGCTGGGCTTCGGCGCGTTGGCGATGCGGGTCGACCACCGGGCGCTCGTGCTGTCGGGCGGCGCGGTCGCGCTGGTCTACTACACGATCATGCTGTTCACCCAGGCGACCTGGCAGGTGATGGCGGCGCAGGTGTTGCACGCCGTGGTCATCTCGGCCGTGATGGGTGTCGGCATCTCCTACTTCCAGGACCTCGCGCCCGACCGGCCCGGGTACGCCAGCACGCTGTTCACCAACACCTACAAGACCAGCGCGATGCTCACCGGGCCGTTGGTCGGCCTCGCGCAGCACTTCGGCTTCCGGACCGCGTACGGCATGGGGTTGGCCATGTCGGCGCTGGGCGTGGCGCTGCTGTTCGCGGCGCGCCGCGAGGACGCGATACTGGCGGCATGA
- a CDS encoding ECF transporter S component, which translates to MTAHSPIRVKPRASLALAVAAAISVVAFTWPLLVSADAPIAQGATGPWTFALVLPLVLAVVLAELSEGGLDAKAVAMLGVLSALGAAIRPLGAGTAGIETVFFLLVLGGRVFGPGFGFVLGNTMLFASALLTGGVGPWLPYQMLGAAWVALGAGLLPSWRGKAELALLAAYSAVASVVYGLLLNLSFWPFALSAGSTSLSFQPGAPILDNLVRVVAFSLATSLGWDIGRAVTTTILVLATGPVLLRTLRRAARRASFGDPVVIGAVGPPPPPTRPAPPA; encoded by the coding sequence ATGACCGCGCACTCCCCCATCCGCGTGAAGCCCCGCGCCTCGCTGGCCCTGGCCGTGGCGGCGGCGATCAGTGTCGTGGCCTTCACCTGGCCGTTGCTGGTGTCCGCGGACGCCCCGATAGCGCAGGGCGCGACCGGGCCGTGGACGTTCGCGCTGGTCCTGCCGCTGGTGCTGGCCGTGGTGCTGGCCGAGCTCAGCGAAGGCGGGCTCGACGCCAAGGCCGTGGCGATGTTGGGCGTGCTCTCGGCCCTGGGCGCGGCGATCCGGCCCCTCGGCGCGGGTACCGCGGGCATCGAGACGGTGTTCTTCCTGCTCGTCCTCGGCGGCCGGGTGTTCGGGCCCGGCTTCGGGTTCGTGCTCGGCAACACGATGCTGTTCGCGTCCGCCCTGCTCACCGGCGGTGTCGGACCGTGGTTGCCGTACCAGATGCTCGGCGCGGCCTGGGTGGCGCTGGGCGCGGGGCTGTTGCCGTCCTGGCGCGGCAAAGCCGAACTCGCCCTGCTCGCCGCGTACAGCGCCGTCGCGTCCGTGGTCTACGGGCTGCTGCTGAACCTGTCGTTCTGGCCGTTCGCGTTGAGCGCGGGCAGCACCTCGCTGTCGTTCCAGCCCGGCGCGCCGATCCTGGACAACCTGGTGCGCGTGGTGGCGTTCAGCCTGGCCACGTCCCTCGGCTGGGACATCGGCCGGGCCGTGACCACCACGATCCTGGTGCTCGCGACCGGCCCGGTGCTGCTGCGCACGCTGCGCCGGGCAGCCCGGCGCGCGTCGTTCGGCGACCCGGTGGTCATCGGGGCAGTTGGGCCGCCACCTCCGCCAACGCGTCCAGCACCTCCGGCGTGA
- a CDS encoding ABC transporter ATP-binding protein gives MIRFENVSVTYRDADAPAVAGVDLHVPEGELCLVVGRTGSGKSTLLRAINGLVPHFTGGTLTGRVLVAGRDTRTHPPRELADVVGVVGQDPQAGFVTDSVEEELAYSMESLALTGPVMRKRVEETLDLLGLAELRHRPLATLSGGQQQRVAVGAALTAHPRVLVLDEPTSALDPGAAEDVLAALHRLVHDLGMTVVIAEHRLERVAQYADRVVWLPGGGVPPVAGEPGPVLADAPVAPPVVRLGQVAGWEPVPVSIRDARRLAGPLRDRLASPPVTSPAPVTELVRVRDVRVRYSAVDAVRGVSLSVGAGERVAVMGRNGSGKSSLLWAVQGTGKRSGGVVAVDGVDPAALKPGPRREAVGLVPQQPGDLLYLHTVGGECAQADRESGKPAGTCRGFLDRLAPGIPDERHPRDLSEGQRLALVLAVSLTPSPRAVLLDEPTRGLDYPAKTRLAAALRDLTDDGHAVVLATHDVEFVAEYATRVVVLADGEVVADGLTAEVVTASPVFSPQVAKVLAPEPWLTVADVSAALAAR, from the coding sequence GTGATCCGGTTCGAGAACGTCTCCGTCACCTACCGGGACGCGGACGCACCCGCGGTGGCCGGGGTGGACCTGCACGTGCCCGAGGGCGAGCTGTGCCTGGTGGTCGGGCGGACCGGGTCGGGCAAGTCGACGTTGCTGCGGGCGATCAACGGCCTGGTGCCGCACTTCACCGGCGGCACGCTCACCGGACGGGTGCTGGTCGCCGGGCGTGACACCCGCACGCACCCGCCGCGCGAGCTGGCCGACGTCGTGGGCGTGGTGGGGCAGGACCCGCAGGCCGGGTTCGTCACGGACTCGGTCGAGGAGGAGCTGGCGTACTCGATGGAGTCGCTGGCGCTGACGGGCCCGGTGATGCGCAAGCGGGTCGAGGAGACGCTGGACCTGCTCGGCCTGGCCGAGCTGCGGCACCGGCCGCTGGCGACGTTGTCCGGCGGGCAGCAGCAGCGCGTGGCGGTCGGCGCGGCCCTCACCGCGCACCCGCGCGTGCTGGTGCTGGACGAGCCGACGTCGGCGCTGGACCCCGGCGCGGCGGAGGACGTGCTCGCCGCGCTGCACCGGTTGGTGCACGACCTGGGCATGACGGTGGTGATCGCCGAGCACCGGCTGGAACGGGTCGCGCAGTACGCGGACCGCGTGGTGTGGCTGCCCGGCGGCGGGGTGCCGCCGGTCGCGGGCGAGCCGGGACCGGTGCTGGCGGACGCGCCGGTCGCGCCGCCCGTGGTGCGGTTGGGCCAGGTGGCGGGGTGGGAGCCGGTGCCGGTGTCCATCCGGGACGCGCGCCGGCTGGCCGGTCCGCTGCGCGACCGCCTCGCGTCGCCGCCGGTCACCTCTCCGGCGCCGGTGACGGAGTTGGTGCGGGTGCGCGACGTCCGCGTGCGCTACTCCGCGGTGGACGCGGTGCGCGGTGTGTCGTTGAGCGTGGGCGCGGGCGAGCGGGTGGCCGTGATGGGGCGCAACGGGTCGGGCAAGTCGAGCCTGCTGTGGGCGGTGCAGGGCACGGGCAAGCGGTCCGGCGGCGTGGTCGCGGTGGACGGCGTGGACCCGGCGGCGCTCAAGCCGGGGCCGCGGCGCGAGGCGGTCGGTCTCGTGCCGCAGCAGCCCGGTGACCTGCTCTACCTGCACACGGTCGGCGGCGAGTGCGCGCAGGCGGACCGCGAGTCGGGCAAGCCGGCGGGGACGTGCCGCGGGTTCCTGGACCGGCTCGCGCCGGGCATCCCGGACGAGCGGCACCCGCGTGACCTGTCGGAGGGGCAGCGGCTCGCCCTGGTGCTGGCCGTGTCGCTCACCCCGTCGCCGCGGGCGGTGTTGCTGGACGAGCCCACGCGGGGGTTGGACTACCCGGCCAAGACGCGGTTGGCGGCGGCGTTGCGGGACCTCACCGACGACGGCCACGCGGTCGTGCTGGCGACGCACGACGTGGAGTTCGTCGCCGAGTACGCGACCCGCGTCGTGGTGCTGGCGGACGGTGAGGTCGTGGCCGACGGCCTGACCGCCGAGGTGGTCACCGCGTCACCGGTCTTCTCCCCTCAGGTGGCGAAGGTGCTCGCGCCGGAGCCCTGGCTCACGGTGGCGGACGTGAGCGCGGCCCTGGCGGCCCGATGA
- a CDS encoding CbiQ family ECF transporter T component, whose protein sequence is MRSHPGAWWLWALGLAVIAGRTTNPVLLALVVVVAGYVAVSCREDTPWAGAYGVFLKFALVVLAIRVVLHVLLGGVGGPTVLVTLPEIPLPEWAKGIRLGGPVSAEGLAFALYQGLQLATLLCCVGAANALANAKRLLRSLPAALYEVSVAVVVALTVAPQLVASARSVRRARALRGDVVRGVKAVRVLMVPVLEDAFERSLVLAAAMDSRGYGRTAGLPKRARVVTGALVLGGLLGLCVGAYGLLGGGAPATPMLVVGAVLAVAGLWSGSRRVRRSRYRPDRWGPRELLIVASGVVAALATVLAPDGLGGSALTPATVPLTVPELPLLPAVGLLCALAPVVIARNGVNP, encoded by the coding sequence GTGAGGTCGCACCCCGGCGCGTGGTGGCTGTGGGCGTTGGGCCTGGCCGTCATCGCCGGCCGCACCACCAACCCGGTGCTGCTGGCACTGGTGGTCGTCGTCGCCGGGTACGTGGCCGTGTCGTGCCGCGAGGACACGCCGTGGGCCGGCGCGTACGGGGTGTTCCTCAAGTTCGCGTTGGTGGTGCTGGCGATCCGGGTGGTGCTGCACGTGCTGCTCGGCGGGGTGGGCGGCCCGACGGTGCTGGTGACGTTGCCGGAGATCCCGTTGCCCGAGTGGGCCAAGGGCATCCGCCTCGGCGGGCCGGTCAGCGCCGAAGGACTCGCTTTCGCGCTGTACCAGGGGCTCCAGCTGGCGACGTTGCTGTGCTGCGTGGGCGCGGCGAACGCGCTGGCCAACGCCAAGCGCCTGCTGCGGTCGCTGCCGGCCGCGTTGTACGAGGTGAGCGTGGCGGTGGTGGTGGCGTTGACGGTCGCGCCGCAGCTCGTGGCCAGCGCGCGATCGGTGCGGCGCGCGCGGGCGTTGCGGGGTGACGTGGTACGGGGGGTGAAGGCGGTGCGGGTGCTGATGGTGCCGGTGCTGGAGGACGCGTTCGAGCGGTCGCTGGTGCTGGCCGCGGCGATGGACTCGCGCGGGTACGGCCGGACGGCCGGGCTGCCGAAGCGGGCCAGGGTGGTGACCGGCGCGCTCGTGCTCGGCGGGTTGCTGGGGCTGTGCGTCGGCGCGTACGGGCTGCTCGGCGGCGGCGCGCCCGCCACGCCGATGCTCGTGGTGGGCGCGGTGCTGGCCGTCGCGGGACTGTGGAGCGGGTCGCGCCGGGTGCGGCGCAGCCGGTACCGGCCCGACCGGTGGGGGCCGCGGGAGCTGCTGATCGTCGCGTCCGGGGTGGTCGCGGCGCTCGCGACGGTCCTCGCGCCGGACGGCCTCGGCGGCTCGGCGTTGACCCCGGCCACCGTCCCGCTGACCGTGCCCGAACTGCCGTTGCTACCCGCCGTCGGCCTGCTGTGCGCGCTCGCGCCCGTCGTCATCGCCAGGAACGGGGTGAACCCGTGA
- a CDS encoding prenyltransferase/squalene oxidase repeat-containing protein has product MSLRRTAAVLAAAAVAALVSAPAAQSRVPAGPTTDVGDAAAGWLARQLVDGDHFETVLDGVAYPDHGLTLDALFAFTAAGVASDSSDRAAAWLAEPEVLADYLSYGDPAQSFAGAHAKLALAAQVRGQDPTAFGGVDLIAGLTALQAPNGRFQDKSQYGDYSNGFTQAFAVLALDRWRGAPKAAVDYLAGTQCGDGGFPLILEATPCVSHVDATAMVVQALLAADRTDPAGKALDWLHGVQQASGGFLDEKATGEGNANSTGLAAQALRAGGRTADADEATAFLRSLQVDCSAPEAARGAIAFDRTGFTQATSLRASAQGVLGLVGVNFVDLTADGGRSGAPVLDCPVTSTSPTSSTSDTTTTTTTTTAATATSDTTATSTTTAAAVVAVTSRRDPLARTGAQVGPMLWVGALLLVGGVLAVVLARRRVAEARK; this is encoded by the coding sequence ATGTCGTTGAGACGGACCGCCGCTGTCCTCGCCGCCGCGGCGGTCGCCGCCCTCGTGTCGGCCCCCGCCGCCCAGAGCCGGGTGCCCGCGGGGCCGACGACCGACGTGGGCGACGCGGCCGCGGGCTGGCTGGCCCGGCAGCTCGTCGACGGCGACCACTTCGAGACCGTCCTCGACGGCGTCGCCTACCCCGACCACGGCCTCACGCTGGACGCGCTGTTCGCGTTCACGGCGGCGGGCGTCGCGTCCGACAGCTCCGACCGGGCCGCCGCCTGGCTCGCCGAGCCGGAGGTCCTCGCCGACTACCTCAGCTACGGCGACCCCGCCCAGTCCTTCGCGGGCGCGCACGCGAAGCTGGCGCTGGCCGCGCAGGTGCGCGGCCAGGACCCGACGGCGTTCGGCGGCGTCGACCTGATCGCCGGGCTCACCGCCTTGCAGGCGCCGAACGGACGGTTCCAGGACAAGTCGCAGTACGGCGACTACTCCAACGGCTTCACGCAGGCGTTCGCGGTCCTCGCGCTGGACCGGTGGCGGGGCGCGCCGAAGGCCGCGGTGGACTACCTGGCCGGCACGCAGTGCGGGGACGGCGGGTTCCCGCTGATCCTGGAGGCGACGCCGTGCGTGTCGCACGTGGACGCCACCGCGATGGTCGTGCAGGCGTTGCTGGCGGCGGACCGGACGGACCCGGCGGGCAAGGCGCTCGACTGGCTGCACGGCGTCCAGCAGGCGAGCGGCGGTTTCCTCGACGAGAAGGCGACCGGCGAGGGCAACGCCAACAGCACCGGTCTCGCGGCACAGGCGTTGCGCGCGGGCGGTCGGACGGCCGACGCCGACGAGGCCACCGCGTTCCTGCGGTCGTTGCAGGTCGACTGCTCGGCCCCGGAGGCCGCTCGCGGCGCGATCGCGTTCGACCGGACCGGGTTCACGCAGGCCACGTCGCTGCGGGCGAGCGCGCAGGGCGTGCTGGGCCTGGTCGGGGTGAACTTCGTGGACCTGACCGCGGACGGTGGCCGCTCCGGCGCGCCGGTGCTGGACTGCCCGGTCACCAGCACGTCGCCGACGTCGTCCACTTCGGACACGACGACGACGACGACCACCACCACCGCCGCGACGGCCACGTCCGACACCACCGCGACCAGCACCACGACGGCAGCGGCGGTGGTGGCCGTGACGAGCCGGCGCGACCCGCTCGCCCGCACCGGCGCCCAGGTCGGTCCGATGCTGTGGGTCGGCGCGTTGCTGCTGGTCGGTGGCGTGCTCGCGGTCGTGCTGGCGCGCCGGCGGGTCGCGGAGGCGCGGAAGTGA